The following proteins come from a genomic window of Campylobacter concisus:
- a CDS encoding glycosyltransferase family 4 protein has protein sequence MKKIGILAFADPKSGGVYQYTHSIIDAFSRDKSNTYIIFTNTNNRSFDEYKLEVRKIKSPNIFFYKLIRALQTLLLIRKPFFFTNYEKDIFSDIDKFISPTISLYPHFYLNKPFIFTLHDMQERYYPHFFTTKDKILRWLNNRSLSKTADKILCESQFVKSDIIKFLGADPDKVHVVQSPPPKCFNSSTIDKNLYKTIKAKYNLPEEYIFYPAQFWPHKNHIKLLEAFSIVKKEFKDLRLVFTGSKQNNFQNVDHKIKELQLQNSVIYLGYIDYSDLPFLYKMSKFLVMPTLFESISIPIYEAFSLKVAVCCSNVVALPEQVGEAGLLFDPNNENDIAEKMIMYLNDSALLEEKASLGYLKINSFDYEAYKNNIIEIIGS, from the coding sequence ATGAAAAAAATTGGTATTCTTGCTTTTGCGGATCCAAAAAGTGGTGGCGTTTATCAGTATACGCATTCTATTATAGATGCTTTTTCAAGAGATAAGAGTAATACATATATTATATTTACCAATACCAATAACAGAAGTTTTGATGAGTATAAATTGGAGGTAAGAAAAATAAAAAGTCCAAATATTTTTTTTTATAAGCTAATAAGAGCATTGCAGACTCTTTTGCTTATTAGGAAACCATTCTTTTTTACCAATTATGAAAAGGATATCTTTTCTGATATAGATAAATTCATTTCTCCTACTATATCTTTATATCCGCATTTTTATTTAAATAAACCTTTTATTTTTACATTGCATGATATGCAAGAAAGATATTATCCGCATTTTTTTACAACAAAGGATAAAATCCTTAGATGGCTAAATAATAGGTCTTTATCAAAAACAGCAGATAAAATTTTATGTGAATCTCAATTTGTAAAAAGTGATATTATAAAATTTTTGGGAGCTGATCCAGATAAGGTGCATGTAGTCCAATCACCACCTCCAAAGTGCTTTAATAGTAGCACCATAGATAAAAATTTGTATAAAACTATAAAAGCAAAATATAACCTTCCTGAAGAATATATCTTCTATCCAGCTCAGTTTTGGCCACATAAAAACCATATAAAATTATTAGAAGCTTTTAGCATTGTTAAAAAGGAATTCAAGGATTTAAGATTGGTTTTTACTGGTTCAAAGCAAAATAACTTTCAAAACGTAGATCATAAAATAAAAGAATTACAATTGCAAAATAGTGTTATCTATCTTGGCTATATAGATTATTCTGATCTTCCATTTTTATACAAGATGTCTAAATTTTTAGTTATGCCCACGCTTTTTGAGAGCATTAGCATCCCGATATATGAAGCATTTTCATTAAAAGTTGCAGTTTGTTGTTCTAATGTTGTAGCATTGCCCGAACAAGTTGGAGAAGCTGGTTTGTTGTTTGATCCAAATAATGAGAATGATATAGCTGAAAAAATGATTATGTATTTAAACGATAGTGCATTACTGGAAGAAAAAGCTTCATTGGGATACTTAAAAATAAATAGTTTTGATTACGAAGCATATAAAAATAATATTATAGAAATAATAGGATCATGA
- a CDS encoding glycosyltransferase, producing the protein MTQKLYYKNYNEKPTKLSVITATYNADKFLPRLIKSLKEQVDKDFEWIISDGASSDKTLEILKNIGGINIKVISGEDFGIYDALNRGIKACNGEFYLVIGADDELYQNAIKDYKKAMEDGVDIITACIDTDNGKIEPNGGPRWLKAQAHYISGHAVGSIYRTSLHQKLGYYSRKFPIAADQLFVLTAANYGAKIKVVKSIVGKFSNDGVSSIDMLGTLCEFYRVQVVMGENKFLQTVLFILRLIKNFRKL; encoded by the coding sequence ATGACCCAAAAGCTATACTATAAAAACTACAATGAAAAACCAACTAAACTTAGCGTAATTACCGCAACTTATAATGCGGATAAATTCTTGCCTAGATTGATAAAAAGTCTAAAAGAGCAAGTCGATAAAGATTTTGAGTGGATCATTTCTGATGGAGCGTCTAGCGATAAGACTTTAGAAATTTTAAAAAATATTGGTGGGATAAATATAAAAGTAATTTCGGGCGAAGACTTTGGGATTTATGATGCTTTAAATAGAGGCATAAAAGCTTGCAATGGAGAATTCTATCTTGTTATCGGTGCTGATGATGAGCTTTATCAAAATGCTATTAAAGATTATAAGAAAGCTATGGAAGATGGTGTAGACATAATAACAGCTTGTATTGATACTGATAATGGCAAAATTGAGCCAAATGGCGGACCAAGATGGCTAAAGGCACAAGCTCACTACATCTCTGGACATGCTGTAGGCTCAATATACCGCACAAGTCTTCATCAAAAACTTGGTTACTATTCAAGAAAATTTCCAATAGCGGCAGATCAGCTATTTGTATTGACTGCTGCAAATTATGGAGCAAAGATAAAAGTTGTAAAAAGTATTGTCGGTAAATTTTCAAATGATGGAGTTAGTAGTATTGATATGTTAGGAACTCTTTGTGAATTTTACAGAGTTCAGGTGGTGATGGGCGAAA